Proteins encoded within one genomic window of Flavobacterium gilvum:
- a CDS encoding carboxypeptidase-like regulatory domain-containing protein: MGKFWLGTFFLLTISFGFAQKPTGFKGKIIDAKTQKPLENVVVTIANTQSMQFTTNDGVFSFYAVPPGKQLLLLKSQGFKDVILPVVVAQDKMLDLSTIPMEDNQISEQQTGVITLLESDLSDDNSGSESTSGLLQSSRDAFQQASAFNWGQARFRIRGLDSQYATTMINGVTMNKLYDGRPQWGDWGGLNNVVRNQEFTVGSFPSDYAFGGILGTQEINTRASIYRPGSTLSFSGTNTNYDWRMVGTYASGMNNNGWAFVISAGTRWATEAYFEGTNYKALAGFISIEKKINDQNFLNFSGFYTPNSRAKNSPNTAEVTELTNERYNSYWGWQDGKKRNARIKTIEEPILMLNHFWTNGDDSTLNSSLTYQFGKITNSNIDYQNANSPDPTYYKKMPSYYSSMYAKDNGEFSGEFTPDYENAEKNKESFLANNQIDWNSLYYANQSPVLDSNGRITVYAPDKSSYVLYEDHTDDKTITATSTFNTQINDNLFLTAGGFYRQLKSHNYQQLKDLLGGLYFEDIDVFYDGNQAQSDLNHPDRRVVEGDIYGYNFNYVANELNFFTNFKFTYDKVDFYLGQNFVSTNYQREGLYQNGIYPTNSFGKSEKVRFENFGFKGGILFKISGRQQVNFNGAYLSKAPTIRNTFPNARLNNSVVSGLQSENISSLDASYFYRTPKWQTRLTLFYAKIENVTQTSFFYAEGIFDDGAGYANTDAFVSQTLTHLDKKNLGTEFSFQYQLSPTWMTNFSAFYGEFTFDSNPNVIITNDAQATPENPNPVFDFGTSSLKNYHQAGMPQQALALGIEYRDPKYWWIGANINYLAKTFIDVSPISRTATFYKNPASGFNFPEVTEERAKELLKQEEFEPIILLNISGGKSWKIRGKNVGLFATVNNVLDLMYKTGGYEQARNANFRQLNQDVSSGTPNFGNKYFYGYGRTYFVNLYLNL, from the coding sequence ATGGGGAAATTTTGGTTAGGAACATTTTTTTTATTGACAATATCTTTTGGTTTCGCTCAAAAACCTACAGGATTTAAGGGGAAAATTATTGATGCTAAAACGCAAAAACCATTAGAAAATGTCGTGGTTACGATTGCAAATACTCAGTCGATGCAATTCACGACCAATGATGGTGTTTTTAGCTTTTATGCCGTTCCGCCCGGTAAACAATTATTGCTTTTAAAAAGTCAGGGGTTTAAGGATGTGATACTTCCGGTTGTTGTTGCCCAAGATAAAATGTTGGATTTGAGTACAATTCCAATGGAAGACAATCAAATTTCGGAGCAGCAAACAGGTGTAATCACTTTGCTTGAAAGTGATTTGAGTGATGATAACAGTGGTTCCGAAAGTACTTCTGGACTTTTGCAATCCTCACGCGATGCTTTTCAGCAGGCATCCGCCTTTAATTGGGGGCAAGCACGATTTAGGATTCGTGGGTTGGACAGCCAATATGCAACGACAATGATTAATGGAGTTACAATGAACAAACTCTATGACGGAAGGCCACAATGGGGCGATTGGGGCGGATTGAATAATGTGGTTCGTAATCAGGAATTTACTGTAGGGTCTTTTCCTTCGGATTATGCGTTTGGAGGCATTTTGGGAACGCAGGAAATCAATACACGTGCATCAATTTACAGGCCTGGTTCGACTTTGTCTTTTTCGGGAACCAATACTAATTATGATTGGCGCATGGTGGGAACCTATGCTTCTGGAATGAACAATAATGGTTGGGCATTTGTTATTTCGGCGGGAACGCGTTGGGCAACCGAAGCCTATTTTGAAGGGACAAACTATAAAGCTTTGGCGGGTTTTATTAGTATAGAAAAGAAAATAAATGATCAAAACTTCCTGAATTTTTCCGGATTCTACACGCCCAATTCCAGAGCCAAAAATTCTCCAAATACTGCCGAAGTTACTGAATTGACAAATGAAAGATACAATTCATATTGGGGTTGGCAGGATGGTAAAAAGCGAAATGCCAGAATAAAAACAATTGAAGAGCCCATCCTGATGTTGAATCATTTTTGGACTAATGGCGATGATTCAACACTGAATTCAAGTTTGACTTATCAATTTGGAAAAATCACCAACAGTAATATTGATTACCAAAATGCCAATAGTCCAGATCCAACCTATTACAAGAAAATGCCGAGTTACTACAGTTCGATGTATGCAAAGGACAATGGAGAATTTTCGGGAGAATTTACTCCTGATTATGAGAATGCAGAAAAAAATAAGGAGTCATTTTTGGCCAATAATCAAATCGATTGGAATTCCTTGTATTACGCGAATCAATCTCCGGTTTTGGATTCCAACGGAAGAATTACGGTTTATGCTCCCGACAAAAGTAGTTATGTTTTGTATGAAGACCACACAGATGATAAGACAATAACGGCAACTTCAACTTTTAATACACAAATTAATGATAATCTTTTCCTGACTGCTGGAGGTTTTTATAGACAGCTAAAATCTCATAATTACCAACAATTAAAAGATTTATTGGGCGGTTTGTATTTTGAGGATATTGATGTTTTTTACGATGGTAACCAGGCACAATCAGATTTGAATCATCCTGACAGACGGGTTGTTGAGGGGGATATCTATGGTTATAATTTTAATTATGTGGCAAATGAGTTAAACTTCTTCACCAATTTTAAATTCACGTATGATAAAGTCGATTTTTATCTGGGTCAAAATTTTGTGAGCACTAATTATCAAAGGGAAGGATTATATCAAAACGGAATTTATCCAACCAATTCTTTTGGGAAAAGTGAGAAAGTACGGTTCGAGAATTTTGGTTTTAAAGGTGGAATTCTTTTCAAAATTTCGGGCAGGCAACAAGTTAATTTTAATGGTGCTTATCTTTCGAAAGCCCCTACAATCAGGAATACTTTTCCTAATGCTAGATTAAACAATTCGGTTGTTTCAGGTTTGCAAAGTGAAAACATTAGCAGTTTGGATGCGAGTTATTTTTACAGGACTCCAAAATGGCAAACGCGCTTGACACTTTTTTATGCCAAAATAGAAAATGTCACACAAACATCTTTCTTTTATGCCGAAGGAATTTTTGATGATGGAGCGGGATATGCAAATACTGATGCATTTGTGAGCCAGACATTAACGCATTTGGATAAGAAAAATTTGGGTACAGAGTTCAGTTTTCAATACCAATTGAGTCCAACTTGGATGACTAATTTTTCGGCTTTTTACGGTGAGTTTACGTTCGACAGCAACCCCAATGTCATCATAACCAATGATGCCCAAGCGACCCCGGAAAACCCCAATCCAGTATTTGATTTTGGAACATCGTCTTTAAAAAATTATCACCAGGCAGGAATGCCACAACAGGCATTGGCTTTGGGAATTGAATATAGAGACCCCAAATATTGGTGGATCGGTGCCAATATTAATTATTTGGCTAAAACTTTTATAGATGTTTCCCCTATTTCTAGGACGGCCACATTTTATAAAAATCCTGCCAGCGGCTTTAATTTTCCCGAAGTTACAGAGGAAAGAGCCAAAGAATTATTGAAACAAGAAGAATTTGAACCGATTATTTTGTTAAACATTTCGGGAGGAAAGTCGTGGAAAATAAGGGGAAAGAATGTTGGGCTTTTTGCAACAGTAAACAATGTTCTGGATTTAATGTATAAAACAGGTGGCTATGAGCAGGCCAGAAATGCCAATTTCAGACAGCTTAATCAGGATGTTTCCAGCGGAACGCCCAATTTTGGTAACAAATATTTTTACGGATACGGGAGGACTTATTTTGTAAACCTGTACCTCAATTTATAA